The Streptomyces sp. NBC_01353 genome contains a region encoding:
- a CDS encoding methyltransferase: protein MNRLTTSWGEFPLTRFPEDPRDSLRAWDASDEYLLRHLAETDTDLSGAAAVVGDRWGALTTALAARRPAALTQISDSYLGRRATEENLARSGAAPDGISLLTTQDPPPERVDVLLVRVPKSLALLEDQLHRLAPAVHEGTVIVGTGMVKDIHTSTLQLFEKILGPTRTSLAAKKARLIFCTPDPGLERAANPWPYRYELPADAAIVAGRTVTNQAGIFCADRLDIGTRFFLQHLPKGLGRARVADLGCGNGVVGLAVALTEPEAELVFADESYPAVASAEENFRTHAEPGRSAEFVVGDGLADLVPGSVDVVLNNPPFHSHQATTDRTARRMFTDARRALRPGGELWVVGNRHLGYHVTLRRIFGSCELVASDPKFVVLRAVKQTGGRPDRKAAGGAAATAPARHA from the coding sequence ATGAACCGTTTGACCACGTCATGGGGCGAGTTTCCGCTCACCCGCTTCCCCGAGGACCCGCGCGACTCCCTGCGAGCCTGGGACGCGTCCGACGAGTACCTGCTGCGGCACCTGGCCGAGACGGACACCGACCTGTCCGGCGCGGCCGCCGTCGTCGGCGACCGCTGGGGCGCGCTGACCACCGCTCTCGCCGCACGCCGCCCCGCCGCCCTCACGCAGATCTCCGACTCCTACCTCGGCCGCAGGGCCACCGAGGAGAACCTGGCCCGCTCCGGGGCCGCGCCGGACGGGATCTCGCTGCTCACCACCCAGGACCCGCCGCCCGAGCGCGTCGACGTCCTGCTGGTACGCGTCCCCAAGAGCCTGGCGCTCCTGGAGGACCAGCTCCACCGGCTCGCGCCCGCTGTGCACGAGGGGACCGTGATCGTCGGGACCGGCATGGTCAAGGACATCCACACCTCCACGCTCCAGCTCTTCGAGAAGATCCTCGGCCCCACCCGCACCTCGCTCGCCGCGAAGAAGGCCCGGCTGATCTTCTGCACCCCGGATCCGGGACTCGAGCGGGCGGCCAACCCCTGGCCGTACCGGTACGAGCTCCCCGCCGACGCCGCGATCGTCGCCGGCCGGACCGTCACCAACCAGGCCGGGATCTTCTGCGCCGACCGCCTCGACATCGGCACCCGCTTCTTCCTCCAGCACCTGCCGAAGGGCCTCGGCCGTGCCCGGGTCGCCGACCTGGGGTGCGGGAACGGGGTCGTCGGCCTGGCCGTCGCGCTCACCGAGCCCGAGGCCGAGCTGGTCTTCGCCGACGAGTCCTACCCGGCCGTCGCCTCCGCCGAGGAGAACTTCCGTACCCACGCCGAGCCCGGCCGCTCGGCCGAGTTCGTGGTCGGGGACGGGCTGGCGGACCTCGTGCCCGGCTCGGTCGACGTCGTGCTCAACAACCCGCCGTTCCACAGCCACCAGGCCACCACCGACCGCACCGCGCGTCGGATGTTCACCGACGCGCGGCGCGCGCTGCGGCCGGGCGGCGAACTGTGGGTCGTCGGCAACCGCCACCTCGGCTACCACGTGACGTTGCGCCGCATCTTCGGCTCGTGCGAACTGGTCGCGAGCGACCCGAAGTTCGTGGTGCTGAGGGCCGTCAAGCAGACAGGAGGCCGGCCGGACCGGAAGGCAGCCGGGGGAGCGGCTGCCACCGCACCGGCACGTCACGCATGA
- a CDS encoding histidine phosphatase family protein has translation MGLRVTLVAAARSSSLLAERFDDDRPLDEAGWYEVQLAAHTLVPLGAAELRYCSPTPRSRATGTALGYAPLAQPALRDCDMGRWRGLTLAEVAALEPAAVDAWLADPWTAPHGGETLLAFISRIGGWLDTRPTDDGSIVAVAEPAVVRAALVYALKAPPATFWNVDVRPLSTVTLTGRPGLWHLHLQATVGQ, from the coding sequence ATGGGTCTTCGGGTCACGCTCGTCGCAGCGGCGCGCAGCTCTTCGCTGCTCGCCGAGCGGTTCGACGACGACCGGCCGCTCGACGAGGCCGGCTGGTACGAGGTGCAGCTCGCCGCGCACACACTGGTCCCGCTCGGCGCGGCCGAGCTGCGCTACTGCTCCCCGACGCCCCGCAGCCGCGCCACCGGCACGGCCCTCGGCTACGCCCCGCTGGCTCAGCCCGCGCTGCGCGACTGCGACATGGGCCGCTGGCGCGGATTGACCCTCGCCGAGGTCGCCGCCCTCGAACCGGCCGCCGTCGACGCCTGGCTGGCCGACCCGTGGACGGCCCCGCACGGTGGCGAGACCCTCCTCGCCTTCATCTCGCGCATAGGGGGCTGGCTCGACACCAGGCCGACCGACGACGGCTCCATCGTGGCCGTCGCCGAACCCGCCGTCGTACGAGCAGCGCTGGTGTACGCGCTCAAGGCGCCCCCCGCCACGTTCTGGAACGTCGACGTCCGTCCCCTGTCCACGGTCACCCTCACCGGCCGCCCCGGCCTGTGGCACCTCCACCTCCAGGCGACCGTCGGACAGTAG